In a genomic window of Diadema setosum chromosome 3, eeDiaSeto1, whole genome shotgun sequence:
- the LOC140246869 gene encoding uncharacterized protein encodes MTDTCSSGVDEKYKDFISKGTVTIAEFRVPVVILRDTGATQSLMVGDVKSMPIDCNTGRKELMYQLGIQQIKSSAYHPQSQGALERYHQTLKTMLKVYCQDNPRDWDKGIPFLLFAAREVPNESTGFSPFELVFGHEPRGPLKVVKEQLLSDEEDKDSNALDYVSMFRERLVRANEVAREHLKSSQQTMKEIFDRKAKSRVFEVGDKVLVLLPLPGDALKAKFSGPYVVERKLGKETYVVSIPDRRKTKRVCHVNMLKKYHERVEDVGAVVSESVVHSAEKSADEFEPDAPDSQSVSFKSGMIPRVENSKELENPELLLNHLSDSERQDVVDIFQEFPEVCNDVLVFSNTWEEHVAHLRELFQRLSHAGLVVNLAKCEFGKACVTYLGHKVGRGSVAPRDAKVRAIVHFPVPSSKRELQRFLGMCGFYRRFVPNFSHLVVPLTDLLKKGTTFQWSASCQDAFQKLKAVLMNDPVLIAPNFERSFQLATDASDRGVGAVLLQDDNGHSKPVCFFSKKLNRHQQKYSTVEKECLSVVLAVRHFEAYLDGGRDIVVYTDHNPLTFLERFKHKNQRLFRWSLILQPYPLSIVHIAGKDNKLADALSRV; translated from the exons atgacagatacGTGTTCGAGTGGTGtggatgaaaagtacaaggacTTCATTTCCAAGGGTACAGTTACCATTGCTGAATTTAGAGTACCGGTTGTCATCCTTCGTGATACTGGAGCTACACAGTCCCTCATGGTAGGAGATGTGAAGAGTATGCCCATAGACTGTAACACGGGTAGAAAG GAGTTGATGTACCAGCTTGGTATTCAACAGATCAAGTCGTCCGCATATCACCCGCAATCACAGGGGGCCTTAGAAAGGTACCATCAGACGCTTAAAACGATGCTGAAGGTCTACTGTCAGGATAATCCCAGGGACTGGGATAAAGGGatcccttttcttctcttcgcTGCTCGTGAAGTGCCTAATGAATCCACTGGATTCTCCCCCTTTGAGTTGGTGTTTGGGCATGAGCCAAGAGGGCCCCTGAAAGTTGTGAAAGAGCAGCTGTTGTCTGATGAGGAAGACAAGGATTCCAATGCCTTAGACTACGTTTCCATGTTCAGAGAGCGTCTTGTGAGAGCGAATGAAGTGGCAAGAGAACACTTGAAGTCTTCGCAACAGACAATGAAGGAAATCTTTGACCGAAAGGCAAAGAGTCGTGTGTTTGAGGTTGGAGACAAAGTCTTGGTTCTACTTCCATTGCCAGGAGATGCATTGAAGGCTAAATTCAGTGGTCCCTATGTAGTAGAGAGGAAGCTTGGGAAGGAGACTTATGTGGTGAGCATTCCTGATCGTAGAAAAACCAAGAGAGTTTGTCACGTGAATATGTTGAAGAAATACCATGAACGTGTAGAAGATGTAGGTGCagttgtgagtgagagtgtcGTACACAGTGCTGAGAAAAGTGCAGACGAGTTTGAACCGGATGCTCCAGATTCTCAGAGTGTGAGTTTCAAGTCAGGAATGATTCCGCGAGTAGAGAACTCAAAGGAACTAGAAAATCCAGAGTTACTGCTCAATCATTTGTCTGATTCGGAGAGGCAAGATGTTGTCGACATCTTCCAGGAATTTCCGGAGGTTTGCA ACGATGTGTTGGTTTTCAGCAATACGTGGGAGGAGCATGTTGCTCATCTTCGAGAGCTGTTCCAGAGGTTGTCACATGCAGGACTCGTGGTAAATCTGGCCAAATGCGAGTTCGGGAAAGCTTGTGTGACTTACCTAGGTCACAAGGTAGGCCGAGGTAGCGTCGCACCACGAGATGCTAAGGTCCGAGCCATCGTGCACTTCCCAGTGCCGTCATCGAAACGGGAGCTTCAGCGCTTTTTGGGAATGTGCGGATTCTACCGGAGATTCGTCCCCAACTTCAGTCACCTGGTGGTGCCCTTGACGGACCTGTTGAAAAAGGGTACAACGTTCCAGTGGTCGGCGAGCTGCCAGGATGCGTTCCAGAAGCTGAAGGCCGTCCTCATGAACGATCCCGTGCTTATCGCACCAAACTTCGAGAGGAGCTTCCAGCTAGCTACGGATGCTAGTGACCGAGGAGTAGGAGCCGTGCTACTTCAGGATGACAACGGACACAGCAAACCCGtgtgtttcttctccaaaaaactgaatcgccATCAGCAAAAGTATTCAACTGTGGAGAAGGAATGCCTCAGTGTCGTTTTAGCCGTGCGACATTTCGAAGCGTATTTGGACGGTGGAAGAGACATTGTGGTATACACTGACCATAACCCATTGACATTCTTAGAACGCTTCAAGCACAAGAATCAGCGTCTCTTCCGTTGGAGTTTGATTCTCCAACCGTACCCACTGAGCATTGTGCACATAgcaggaaaggacaacaaattagcagacgcttTGTCGCGAGTTTGA